The following coding sequences are from one Paenibacillus stellifer window:
- a CDS encoding TldD/PmbA family protein codes for MLHEQVIQRVLGAALETGADFAELFAEDRTDGRLEMVGGLVDSSLSGRDYGVGVRILKGSFAVYAYTNDSSEANLITVARSAAAAIRDGRAVIPAIDLRRAVIDNRHYIGTLPDSSLKQRTIEIMRRAHQEASGYDPAVSQTRIYASNQRQHVLIAGSDGLLVEDMRIYTRLGISAVAEEGGQKQSGFSGPGAYAGHEFLEGLDVEEHARTAARIAVTMVRAGYAPSGRFPVIIDNGFGGVLFHEACGHGLESTSVAPGSSVFAGKLGQRVASELVTAVDDGTIANAWGSLNIDDEGAKTQRNVLIENGILKGYLIDKLGARKMGMAATGSGRRQSYKFAPASRMNNTFICNGSSTREEIIADTEFGIYAKSMGGGSVNTATSDFNFAVQEAYMIRNGKIAEPVKGATLIGKGIDILSRIDKVGNNLEHGQGMCGSISGSLPVNCGQPTIRVSEMTVGGRKGE; via the coding sequence AGAGATTACGGGGTCGGCGTCCGGATTCTGAAGGGCAGCTTCGCAGTCTATGCCTACACGAATGACAGCAGCGAGGCCAATCTCATTACGGTTGCGCGTTCAGCGGCAGCAGCCATTCGGGACGGCAGAGCCGTCATTCCGGCGATTGATCTCCGGCGTGCGGTGATAGACAACCGCCACTACATAGGGACGCTGCCGGACAGCTCACTCAAACAGCGGACGATCGAGATTATGCGGCGCGCTCATCAGGAAGCTTCCGGCTACGATCCTGCCGTCTCTCAGACGCGTATCTATGCCAGCAATCAGCGCCAGCATGTGCTGATCGCGGGCAGTGACGGTCTGCTGGTCGAGGATATGCGGATCTATACGAGGCTTGGCATCAGCGCCGTAGCGGAAGAAGGCGGTCAGAAGCAGTCGGGCTTCAGCGGCCCCGGCGCTTATGCGGGACATGAATTCCTGGAAGGCCTGGATGTTGAAGAGCATGCCCGGACTGCCGCGCGGATCGCGGTGACGATGGTGCGGGCAGGCTATGCTCCGAGCGGCCGCTTTCCGGTCATCATTGACAATGGCTTCGGCGGCGTACTGTTTCATGAAGCCTGCGGCCACGGTCTGGAATCAACCTCCGTTGCTCCCGGTTCATCCGTCTTCGCCGGCAAGCTGGGGCAACGGGTCGCTTCTGAACTTGTCACGGCTGTGGATGACGGGACGATCGCCAATGCCTGGGGTTCGCTGAACATCGATGACGAAGGGGCGAAGACCCAGCGCAATGTGCTGATCGAGAATGGCATTCTGAAAGGCTATCTGATCGACAAGCTGGGCGCCCGTAAAATGGGCATGGCTGCCACCGGATCGGGACGGAGACAGTCCTATAAGTTCGCACCGGCCTCCCGTATGAACAATACCTTCATCTGCAACGGGAGCTCCACCCGTGAAGAGATTATCGCGGATACGGAGTTCGGTATTTATGCCAAATCCATGGGCGGCGGTTCGGTCAATACGGCGACCAGTGATTTCAACTTCGCCGTACAGGAGGCCTATATGATCCGGAACGGGAAGATTGCGGAGCCGGTCAAAGGGGCGACCCTGATCGGAAAAGGCATCGATATCCTAAGCCGGATCGACAAGGTCGGCAACAACCTGGAGCACGGGCAGGGGATGTGCGGCTCGATCAGCGGAAGCCTTCCGGTGAATTGCGGGCAGCCGACAATCCGGGTGTCCGAGATGACGGTCGGCGGAAGAAAGGGGGAGTAG
- a CDS encoding TldD/PmbA family protein produces the protein MNIAEFQEALLRKGREAGFTDMEIYYSSGKSLSVSVVKGEIDAYKIVESGGLSFRGLIGGKMGYASTEALDETSIPFLLTEAAGNAELLELNEDEELFGGSERYHEVDSYSAEIIQTPPEKLIEAAFAMERIALNADLRIEMVRRSAAAVSESEVSIINTKGLNCHRRSSSATASIYVLAKESPEAAETVTGGWFDYSLSSFYDIDVEAVALTGVQEAVSKLGATTVPSDNYPVIFRNDAATSLLSSFASVFSAESVDKGFSLLKGRLGEVIGGSNVTIIDDPLMPGAPSAKAFDAEGSATGRHELVKEGRLLTFLHNRATARKAGAANTSNASKGGYKGKIGVSYHNLYIAPGTQSLEEMIAGTDKGLLIVELQGLHAGTNATSGSFSLAAIGYWIEAGAIVRPVNQITVSGNFFELLNSIETVGSDPRFIGSCTSPSLKAVSLTVSGA, from the coding sequence GTGAACATTGCTGAATTTCAAGAAGCGCTGCTTCGCAAAGGACGGGAAGCCGGGTTCACAGATATGGAGATCTACTATTCAAGCGGGAAATCCTTATCCGTATCCGTTGTGAAAGGCGAAATCGACGCTTATAAAATCGTAGAGAGCGGCGGACTGTCCTTTCGCGGCCTGATCGGCGGAAAGATGGGTTACGCTTCTACTGAGGCGCTGGATGAGACCTCAATCCCCTTCCTGCTGACCGAAGCGGCCGGGAATGCAGAGCTTCTGGAGCTGAACGAAGACGAGGAGCTGTTCGGGGGTTCGGAGCGCTATCATGAAGTTGACAGCTATTCGGCGGAGATCATCCAGACGCCGCCAGAGAAACTGATTGAAGCCGCGTTTGCCATGGAGCGAATTGCGCTGAACGCCGATCTGCGGATTGAAATGGTCAGACGCTCCGCAGCTGCAGTGAGCGAGAGCGAAGTATCGATTATCAACACTAAGGGACTGAACTGCCATCGGCGAAGCAGCAGCGCTACAGCAAGCATCTATGTGCTTGCGAAGGAATCTCCTGAAGCGGCGGAGACGGTGACGGGGGGCTGGTTCGATTATTCGCTGAGCAGCTTTTACGATATCGATGTGGAGGCGGTTGCCCTTACCGGGGTGCAGGAAGCGGTATCCAAGCTTGGGGCGACCACGGTGCCCTCGGATAATTATCCGGTTATTTTCCGGAATGATGCTGCGACCTCGCTTCTATCCAGCTTCGCTTCGGTATTCTCCGCCGAGTCGGTCGACAAAGGTTTCTCGTTGTTAAAGGGGCGGCTCGGAGAGGTCATCGGGGGGAGCAATGTGACGATTATCGACGACCCGCTGATGCCGGGCGCTCCTTCGGCCAAAGCGTTCGATGCGGAAGGCAGCGCTACCGGGCGGCATGAGCTGGTGAAGGAAGGAAGGCTGCTCACCTTCCTGCATAACCGGGCGACGGCGCGCAAAGCGGGGGCGGCCAATACCTCCAACGCTTCAAAAGGCGGATACAAAGGCAAAATTGGAGTGTCCTATCACAATTTGTATATCGCGCCAGGCACACAGAGCCTGGAGGAGATGATTGCCGGAACGGATAAAGGCCTGCTGATCGTGGAACTGCAGGGTCTTCATGCCGGAACCAACGCCACATCAGGCAGCTTCTCGCTGGCGGCAATCGGATATTGGATCGAAGCAGGCGCCATCGTAAGGCCGGTCAACCAAATTACCGTGTCCGGCAATTTCTTTGAGCTTTTGAACAGCATTGAAACGGTAGGCAGCGATCCCAGATTCATCGGCAGCTGCACTTCCCCGTCGCTGAAGGCTGTCTCCCTCACTGTATCAGGGGCGTAA